The genomic DNA CTACCCCATTGTAACTAAGAAACAATTTTGAAGCCAGGAGGATAACTTCAATGTGTTATCATCACAACCCAAACAAATAACCCCAAGACACCCATGTCCATGACAGACAGCCACACTTGGGTGAAAAGTTCATCCTTTTTTGGGCAGACAGGATGACATCCAATAGTCCTAACGAATGACTCYGACCCATGGCATTATGATGTGTTTACATACTCCTCTGAAGTAGGAAACGTGGGGTACAATGATGTTACCCGTTTCCCACTCGTATTTCCTACTTATAAGATCAGTATGAGCGGTTTTGGACATCTGAAACAGGTAGCTATGATGAGTCCGTGGGCTTGCCAGGAATTTCTTAGTCCTGAGTTTCTGATTATTCTGATAGCACATGAACTCAGCATAATACCACTGGactgatttggacatgatttcaTTGCTGCGATGAAGCGGATTACCAACGCACATAGAGAGTGATTAAATAACAACATCTAGAAGAATATGCTTCGGCATTTCTTTTTCCTTTTGAATATCAACACTGGTCAAGCAAAGACCCCTTCTAGTCAGCTTTGCTATACCTGCAATGCAGCAGACCTGGGTGAAATACTTTCTAATACTCAAGTAtagcctatgtagtgcactttatTTAGCTCGGAGTTCTCCTTTTAGGGACTATTCCATTGTACATGGCAAACTAAATGAAGTGCATTTGAAGTATTGGGAAGTATTTGAcatatgtatttgacccaggtttGGAATGCAGTGTGACAAGACTGGGGTACATTCAACATGCTCCTGCCTAAGTTTTACACAGGTAAATTAGCATTTTATAAAACATTCAAATGTTATGCATGTACAAAATATATCCCTTCAgtaaaatgttcatatttgatACATTTAAGAATGTAAATACACAAGTTTGGCAGGACTTTAAATTACAAAGACAAGCCTGTTGAGTATAATGGGCTGAGTGTGCTCCCAGGTCAAGGCACAGTTGAAAATATATTGTCAGCgtacaaaaatatgtttttttttacaatattaacTGCAATAAAAACATTCTTGGCATTGTGATGTCCCATCCATTAATCTAAAGTGACATGCGAAAATCATACGAGTGAAATGGAATGACCTAATAAGCAGTGTTTCTGTATTTCTAAAAATAgaacccccaaaaaagtaagagtCAGATTACTGTATAAAGCTATGGAAGTAACATGAAGTTAATGCATGACCATTACATGCAATAAGAGCTGTGTAATAACCAATCAAGTGTTAGAGAAACAACAGCTAGCAGAGTTTTAGCTAGCTTAGCAACATCTTAGCGGGATAGTTTTCCGTGTTACTCTAATCTTATTTTAGTTCTTACCTCACGTTTTTGAAGACTTGAACATGAAAATCATCAAAACTTTTCTTGAGGAAAGAAAACGATTAAGATTGKGATAAAAACCAGGAAAACGATCTCTTTAAGAAATTATATCAGTAACTATACAACATTAAAATCACTAGCTGCAATACTAAAGTTTTGTTCAGTTACCGTTTGTATGTTAGGTATGTTTCAGACACACGGCACTTTGGTTGACTAATGAAAAACAAGAATGCACTTGTGATACATTTACAACACAGCCTATGTGATATTAAACCCACACCTTACCGTAAATCCACATTTTGGCCTAAACACCTAGTTGGCGAGTACCACATTTAGCAGTCAGTGTTCCAAAGTGTCACTAAGGCTTTTTCCAATCTGACAGGGCCTTCAGTAACTCTTCTAGACGGTTCCAAAATGGAGCCCTTGAAGGGCAAGTGTCACATTTGTCACCTTTGACCTAAAATGGCCAACTGTGAAGGAATGggtggacagacagagaccagataCTATGGACCCTTCCGTTCTTATGGGTCAAGAGTGTTAACCCCAGCACTCCAGTAGGTGACAGTCTGTCAGTCATTTTGCCGTACATTCTTTAAATGGGGGAGAGAGTCTGCCGTTGGTACTGGGTGAGCTCGGGGTGCCACACATCCACGATGAAGATGAGCCGGTAGCTGTCAGCGTCCTGCCACACCTCGTGCTCAAAGGAGTCATCAAAGATGAGCACTTTCCCCTCCTCCCAAGCCCTGGAAGAGAACAGCAGAGACCATAGCCTTTGTGTTAAAGCTAGAGTCCTTCATTGAAACAATAAAGTGCCACCACGGCTCTGtgttggtaaaaagctgagggatgggcctggagaaatgtaaccactgtcaAGTTTATAGACAGGGACTGACCTTCTATGATATCATAATgattgtttaaccatgttttgaagctatatagtgtttgtttacacttacatggtttacaaacattggaggtaaacaagcgtatattttgggttctgatgtggtacgacagttgaactaagctcacgaggcatttataaattcTAATCTTCAAAAATCTATGGGTTTATATCCTAAATTAATGAGTTGAAAAGTGGATGTAACAACTAAGAATTGTAGCTTTAATGAAGCCACATGCATGAGTTTTTATTTAATGGCARCTCCTCAAGTTCGTTTGGTATAAASCTGAGAGGGTTGGGGCCGGGGAARTGTAACCACTCAAATTYgtagacagagctatggatgcaaggactgacagtcCACAAAATCGACATAACATATTTTTCAGCTACACTTGGTCTTGAGTGACAATCAAGTACAGAGCACTCAAATGTTCAGTCTTACACTGTACCAAGAACTAACAAGTGGGTGATGTTAGATGTAACAAGGGGATGACGTTGATGGCTGTGGAAGATGTTACCTGGTGTCGTTGGTGCACCTGATCTTGCAGCCTGTCTTTGGGATGACCAGGCCCAGGTGCATGCGCAGGCGACAATTCGTGGGCCCCGTGTGGGGCCAGACGTGAGTACCAGGCTGCATCACCGAGAACTTGATCTGGAACCCAGGGAGAAataggtagggagggagagagagagcgagagagcgagagagagagagcgagagagagacagagagacagagagagagagagaggcagtcatACACCCAGAGAAAGTGAACAGAGCTGAAATTAAATAtgaattatgtttaaaaaatggccaggctgtctgtccatctgtctgatWGTTGGCATGTCAGTCACRTCTGTGGTGGGGTGACCTACCTGTCCTCTCTTGCAGCCTGTTGCCTCTGGGTAGCGCTCCAACAGGCCACAGGTCTTTGGAACACTGTGGCAGGACTCCCCTGCCTTCTTGCCTGCAAGGAACAGGAGAAGAGAAACAAGGAATTAGAGGCCAGGTTCAGACACCACTAAACCTATACTTAGSATTATTTCCATTCAATTACATTTAGTGTATTTCTGACATAGGGACTTGCCAGGTGCTAGTTGTGAAGGGTTTGATTGGTTTACCTTGCTGCCAGAGTGTGAACTGGCCCCACTCCCCTTTTTCTCTGAGGTTCTCCTCTTCTGGAACAAAGAGGCCGGTGCTTTTATCTATCACTGACAGGGCCTCGTCTCGAATGGTCCTCCAGTTCCTCTCCAGGGTCTATGACAAAGACACACATTattcatattatattatattcatatTATTCATACTATGGTCAGTCCAAGCACAGCTTTACACCAGGTCAAAACTCAAATGAAGAAGAATTGACTATTTTAAGATGGGAGCCCTCCATGTTTCTGCCCACGCTGTCACARAACAGATCAAAGGAAAAGAGAGGACGTGCTCCCTCTAGACATTATYGAACTCCGTGACTATCGGGGAGAAAAGACAACCAGATGAGACAAGTTGTCATCATCTACAGTACCTTGACTAGATCCATATAGCCAGTGTCCTTGGGCGTCCACCATGGCTGGGCTTTGAGACCGTCCACATTGTAGAGAGATCGCTGCCATACGGAGGCAAAGTGACCTCTCTGGTGCCCTCTCTCATACCACTTGTAGGCCTGGAAGAGGAGAAGACCATTGTGCTTGTAGTATTTCAAAACCAACACATTTGAACTCATATTATAAAGTTACATTTAAATACTCTGTTTTATCTTATTGTCAGAGGAAAAGTACTATCACGATAAGTCATACTGATATCATACTCTGTGAAGTTACTACATGTATCTAGTGAATACTGCTGCTGTGGAGTCAGTATTGGTGTAAGCTTGGTGTCTGTGAGTTTGATCTTAACTCACACTGTCGTCTCCCATTCTCTGTAAAGCGTCTCCGAGGTGGAAGTAAAACCTGCCGTCGTCTGTGCCAGGGTCTCCTGATTCCAAACCATCCTGCAGTGCAGAGAGAGGGGTTATAGACTAAATGCACACAGTCTTTATTGATCCTCGGAAAGACCGGTACTTTTCAGTGTCCTGCAGATGGAGAAGACGCGGTTTCCAGTGCAACCGTCAGAGCACGGCGAGTGTTATTAATCACGCCTGCAGAGCACGCATGTCACTCGCTTTCACGTGCTCAAAGGCGACGGTGAAGATCGCTCCTACGAGGAGCAAGGCGTGATATATCAGTGCAGAGAGAGCGCGGTTTTTCATCTGCACTGCAAAAGAAACCGCGCTGAGGCGGTTCTACGTTAGCATGCGAGAGAGAGGTTTCAGTGCAAAGAGAGGGGTTCTTCTAGCTGCTCAGAGAGAGGGGTTTCAGTGGCATGAGAGAGAAGGGCGTTCTTCACCGCTGCTGCACTGAAAGCAAGTACGCTATGGGACTTGATGTCAAGCTTGCAGAGAGAGGGGTTTTTCAGTGCAGAGAGAGGGGTTTCAGCTGCTGCATGTGGAGAAGAGCGGGTTTCAGTGCAGGGAGAACGGGTTTCAGTGCAGGGAGACGGGTTTCATGCAGGGAGACGGGTTCCAACGCTCATCTCGCTGAGAAGAGGGGAGTCTGGCGGCGTAGACGGGTCATCTCGAGGCCAGGAGCACGGCGTTTTCAGTGCAGAGAAGGGGTTTCATGCAGGAGACGGGCTTTTCAGCTCGACTGGCAGAGAAGGTGGATTTCAGTGGCAGGCGAGGAGGGTGAGTCTTCAGTCGCAGGAGGAGGGTTTCAgtgcaggggagagaggggttttAGTGAGGAGAGGTTTCAGTGCAGGGAGGGTTCAGTGCAGAGAGAGGGGTTtcagtgcagagagagggggtttcagtgcagagagagggggtttcaagtgcagagagagggggtttCAGTGGCAGGAGAGGGTTTCAGTGCAGAGAGAAGGGGTTTCAGTGCAGAGAGAGGGGTTTCAGTGCAAGGGAGAGGGTTTCAGTGCAAGGGAGAGGGGTTCAGTGCAGGGAGAGGGGTTTCAGTGCAGAGGTGAAGCAGGGAGCGGTTTCAAGTGCAGGGGAGAGGTTCAGGAGCAGAGAGGGGTTTTCAGTGCCAGGGAGAGGGGTTTCAGTGCAGGGAGAGGGGGTTTCAGTGCAGGAGAAGGTGGGTTTAAGTGCAGGGAGAGGGTTTCAGTGCAGAGAGAGTGGTTTCAGGATCAAAAATGAGTGGTTTGAATCTGTGTGATCATGATTCATGTATTATTTATAAAACACACAGTACTTACCCTGAGGAATGGGATGCTCTCTGCTATCTTGTTTTCTGATTTGAGGATGAAGCCGTAATGGACTTTAGCAAAGCCGTTACTTGGTGCAATGGCCAACACCTACCAGGGGACACATAATTTAGAAATCGTCAATTGTTAATCAAACATTCAATCGTGACACTCATTGACATTTCCCTGCTGAAAATGTCACGCTAGATACATTTCATTTACGTGTAATCTTGCAAATTACAATTCTGTTAGTAATGTGTTTACTGAAGCAGACCAGGTGAAGATGTGTTGCAAAGCAAAATCACGACATTTTCAACACATTATTTCCCAGAAAGAAAAGAATGCTTGGAAACCCCAAAGCAGTCAAGAATGGTGATGACTTGGACCACGGCTCACCTCCTCGTAGACCCTCTTGGCGCTCTTGTTGTCTCCGATGAGCAGGTGAGCCACGCCCAGATCGTTCTTCAGGGCCACGTCCTCAGGGAAGATCTGTACCAGCTTCTCCAACGTGGCTAAGGCACCCCTCATACGacctacaccagagagagagagagagggagggagtcacAACACACTCTATGCACACAACCACAATCCCCAGTAATCTCAATTAGAGAAAGTATTTCAAAATACTGAATGAATTATATTAAATACTACATTAAATCGAAAAGACAACCACTACAACAACCACTTTACCAAATTACATTAATCGGAGTCGCGTAATGGTCTTCAAACTAAGTACACAAGAAAAATGTACggtgtaatttgtgtgtgtgtgtaggcactcCAGCATGCTTGGCCCTGTAGGTTACCTAAGAACTGCTGACGTTCGGCCcgtttcttcagtgtggcctTGATGAGGTCAGGCGTGGCGTTGGGCAGCTCTGACGCCTCCTTGTAYGTGCTGAGGGCCTTCTGTAGCATGTCGTTGCTGCGCATCTTCTCTGCCAGGTCATCTTCGGCCTGAACATACATAATGGGCCCCAGAACATTTCAGGCGTTTTCCCTATTTTTACATGGGTGCAATTTTCACCCACTTTTTAGGATCATAGTAAACATKATTTAAGATTTGAAGTTTAGTTAAAGTGATAAACACACTTAGTGTTTAACTTGTTAAAGGGTTAATATTTGTTTAATCAGTTCAAAATAAACCAGGAGAATGGCATGCTACAGTATTTAGACTGTGGTTCTCACCAGGGCTTTCCCATAGCGACACCTTGGACTCTGGGGGTACTGCTGAACTAGAGTGTCAAAAGCCCGGACAGCCTCCTCCACTTTCCCCTGGGTGGTGAAACAAGACATGGGAAACAACAGATCAGCATTGATTCATCCATTTACTTTCAAGATAAGAGCATGTTAATTAAAAACATCACACAGTGTTATAAATAGGACAACATAAGACTACCTTTTTACGTAACTTCTCAGCCGCATCAATTTCTGTCTTGATCGTTTTCTCAAATTTATTCAGGAGTTTAGGCTTCTTCTTTTTGGCTGAAACGAAGAACAGAAAGTCATAAAAGTGAGCTATTGGGTGTATCACtcaacatgtgtgtgtgggtgggtgcaacCTCAGAAAATTACAATGTAGTCTCTCAATGAAATTGCAGACCAAACTGTAATCCCTCTTATTTTCAACTCTAAACGTACTTCCAGATGCGTCACTCATTGTGACTCAGTGGGTAGACATTTAAATGACTGTATTCAGAATGAAAAGCTAGACAGTTTCAGTGGCAGGGCTAGGTGGGACGACACGAATGCCAACTAAGGAGAATAAGTACAATACTAACGTGCtggggtggccaaccatcctggAGAGATTCTATGTGTGAAGGCTTTTGCTCCATTTCTACACGTAAACACCTGATTCAGCCGATTAGTAGAATWAGTAGGTGTGTCAGAgtagggctggaacaaaaccctgcgACAGGCTAGCTCTCCAGCAGGGTTGGCCACCCCTTGCTAATCTAGAAAGCTCATGTTCACCATAGGAATCCATATCAAAAGAACACGTACCTTTGTATTTGAGCATATCCTCTGGTTGGTCCTCTGCATTKCCTGAAAGACATAATAAagggtcattccatgtcatttcagcaagccatgacacccWCCATCtctgattgttctgaaatcgtYTCTGTAGTTAGAAAccgataagattagcattcctgcaacattattttgttgaaatataatttgatctctgagaaattaagctaattgattgcacccaaattatACGATTCATGTAATATTCAWTAAATCTAGTACATAACATCCAATTTGGACcaccacatttttttaaataatgagtAAGACATAAGGATTCCAAAGAAATGGTCAAAAGCCACCAAACGCCCCATGCCAATCTTACCCCAACAACacgtatacagtatcagttctctatgtctgaccAGAAGTATGGAGCTGTGGCtcagagtattgtttcttcatcttaTGTGTCCTATGTGTTGTATTCTGATGAATTTGGGAATGKTTTTTTTCCCCTGcagagaaattagtaattgaagttgttaggtttatgtcccatcctacatccttACATTatcaggttctgaccactagatggtgctgttcctgctattagtTAAGtatttcttaaagtatgggtcacAAACCACTTATGTTAAYGGTTGGTTGCgaaatgtcagagtaaaaacaaaatattatatatacagtaccagtcaaaagtttggacacacctatttattcaagggtttgtctttattttttacattgtagaatgatagtgaagacatcaaaactatgaaataacacacatggaatcatgtagtaaccataaaaaagtgtcaaacaaaccaaaatatattttctatttgagattcttcgaagtagcYAaactttgcctttatg from Salvelinus sp. IW2-2015 linkage group LG27, ASM291031v2, whole genome shotgun sequence includes the following:
- the LOC111953870 gene encoding aspartyl/asparaginyl beta-hydroxylase isoform X11, which gives rise to MEETVMEEPICEEAILAEEIPEVKPTAVVNKNGVKAEAATASGGVASGGGGAASGFSGTKIFTWFMVLALLGVWSSVAVVWLDLVDYDNVIGKLSAYDADGDGDFDVEDAKVLLDESPGEVASKKNRTKGVKERPVSLVQKEAKEESAVEEQTEPIVEEVIQTTEGTEEEEQLPPNPSQEQQAPEGESPDAVGTPDKLEDATEEAFEGKLAVEAEAAVQVEETAVPLPPISDDFVPDDSRDEATQPYEESKQFTDRPGSQETREAEAKSVPEPEANVESVPELEAVPQLKDEAVPELKEEPVAVEEETTQEDSEGNAEDQPEDMLKYKAKKKKPKLLNKFEKTIKTEIDAAEKLRKKGKVEEAVRAFDTLVQQYPQSPRCRYGKALAEDDLAEKMRSNDMLQKALSTYKEASELPNATPDLIKATLKKRAERQQFLGRMRGALATLEKLVQIFPEDVALKNDLGVAHLLIGDNKSAKRVYEEVLAIAPSNGFAKVHYGFILKSENKIAESIPFLRDGLESGDPGTDDGRFYFHLGDALQRMGDDSAYKWYERGHQRGHFASVWQRSLYNVDGLKAQPWWTPKDTGYMDLVKTLERNWRTIRDEALSVIDKSTGLFVPEEENLREKGEWGQFTLWQQGKKAGESCHSVPKTCGLLERYPEATGCKRGQIKFSVMQPGTHVWPHTGPTNCRLRMHLGLVIPKTGCKIRCTNDTRAWEEGKVLIFDDSFEHEVWQDADSYRLIFIVDVWHPELTQYQRQTLSPI
- the LOC111953870 gene encoding aspartyl/asparaginyl beta-hydroxylase isoform X12, yielding MEETVMEEPICEEAILAEEIPEVKPTAVVNKNGVKAEAATASGGVASGGGGAASGFSGTKIFTWFMVLALLGVWSSVAVVWLDLVDYDNVIGKLSAYDADGDGDFDVEDAKVLLGVKERPVSLVQKEAKEESAVEEQTEPIVEEVIQTTEGTEEEEQLPPNPSQEQQAPEGESPDAVGTPDKLEDATEEAFEGKLAVEAEAAVQVEETAVPLPPISDDFVPDDSRDEATQPYEESKQFTDRPGSQETREAEAKSVPEPEANVESVPELEAVPQLKDEAVPELKEEPVAVEEETTQEDSEGNAEDQPEDMLKYKAKKKKPKLLNKFEKTIKTEIDAAEKLRKKGKVEEAVRAFDTLVQQYPQSPRCRYGKALAEDDLAEKMRSNDMLQKALSTYKEASELPNATPDLIKATLKKRAERQQFLGRMRGALATLEKLVQIFPEDVALKNDLGVAHLLIGDNKSAKRVYEEVLAIAPSNGFAKVHYGFILKSENKIAESIPFLRDGLESGDPGTDDGRFYFHLGDALQRMGDDSAYKWYERGHQRGHFASVWQRSLYNVDGLKAQPWWTPKDTGYMDLVKTLERNWRTIRDEALSVIDKSTGLFVPEEENLREKGEWGQFTLWQQGKKAGESCHSVPKTCGLLERYPEATGCKRGQIKFSVMQPGTHVWPHTGPTNCRLRMHLGLVIPKTGCKIRCTNDTRAWEEGKVLIFDDSFEHEVWQDADSYRLIFIVDVWHPELTQYQRQTLSPI
- the LOC111953870 gene encoding aspartyl/asparaginyl beta-hydroxylase isoform X2, whose product is MEETVMEEPICEEAILAEEIPEVKPTAVVNKNGVKAEAATASGGVASGGGGAASGFSGTKIFTWFMVLALLGVWSSVAVVWLDLVDYDNVIGKLSAYDADGDGDFDVEDAKVLLGLTKEGGEITNENADSLEEIFGILAEEGSDWFHGFFTFLYDVITPPVEKVEDPESETAEEEGDADEKEGKIAAPKKETLKKAENIVEVPVPKTEKTKDESPGEVASKKNRTKGVKERPVSLVQKEAKEESAVEEQTEPIVEEVIQTTEGTEEEEQLPPNPSQEQQAPEGESPDAVGTPDKLEDATEEAFEGKLAVEAEAAVQVEETAVPLPPISDDFVPDDSRDEATQPYEESKQFTDRPGSQETREAEAKSVPEPEANVESVPELEAVPQLKDEAVPELKEEPVAVEEETTQEDSEGNAEDQPEDMLKYKAKKKKPKLLNKFEKTIKTEIDAAEKLRKKGKVEEAVRAFDTLVQQYPQSPRCRYGKALAEDDLAEKMRSNDMLQKALSTYKEASELPNATPDLIKATLKKRAERQQFLGRMRGALATLEKLVQIFPEDVALKNDLGVAHLLIGDNKSAKRVYEEVLAIAPSNGFAKVHYGFILKSENKIAESIPFLRDGLESGDPGTDDGRFYFHLGDALQRMGDDSAYKWYERGHQRGHFASVWQRSLYNVDGLKAQPWWTPKDTGYMDLVKTLERNWRTIRDEALSVIDKSTGLFVPEEENLREKGEWGQFTLWQQGKKAGESCHSVPKTCGLLERYPEATGCKRGQIKFSVMQPGTHVWPHTGPTNCRLRMHLGLVIPKTGCKIRCTNDTRAWEEGKVLIFDDSFEHEVWQDADSYRLIFIVDVWHPELTQYQRQTLSPI
- the LOC111953870 gene encoding aspartyl/asparaginyl beta-hydroxylase isoform X3, with amino-acid sequence MAPRKNSRNQSKKEVKPTAVVNKNGVKAEAATASGGVASGGGGAASGFSGTKIFTWFMVLALLGVWSSVAVVWLDLVDYDNVIGKLSAYDADGDGDFDVEDAKVLLGLTKEGGEITNENADSLEEIFGILAEEGSDWFHGFFTFLYDVITPPVEKVEDPESETAEEEGDADEKEGKIAAPKKETLKKAENIVEVPVPKTEKTKGSLLFNGDESPGEVASKKNRTKGVKERPVSLVQKEAKEESAVEEQTEPIVEEVIQTTEGTEEEEQLPPNPSQEQQAPEGESPDAVGTPDKLEDATEEAFEGKLAVEAEAAVQVEETAVPLPPISDDFVPDDSRDEATQPYEESKQFTDRPGSQETREAEAKSVPEPEANVESVPELEAVPQLKDEAVPELKEEPVAVEEETTQEDSEGNAEDQPEDMLKYKAKKKKPKLLNKFEKTIKTEIDAAEKLRKKGKVEEAVRAFDTLVQQYPQSPRCRYGKALAEDDLAEKMRSNDMLQKALSTYKEASELPNATPDLIKATLKKRAERQQFLGRMRGALATLEKLVQIFPEDVALKNDLGVAHLLIGDNKSAKRVYEEVLAIAPSNGFAKVHYGFILKSENKIAESIPFLRDGLESGDPGTDDGRFYFHLGDALQRMGDDSAYKWYERGHQRGHFASVWQRSLYNVDGLKAQPWWTPKDTGYMDLVKTLERNWRTIRDEALSVIDKSTGLFVPEEENLREKGEWGQFTLWQQGKKAGESCHSVPKTCGLLERYPEATGCKRGQIKFSVMQPGTHVWPHTGPTNCRLRMHLGLVIPKTGCKIRCTNDTRAWEEGKVLIFDDSFEHEVWQDADSYRLIFIVDVWHPELTQYQRQTLSPI
- the LOC111953870 gene encoding aspartyl/asparaginyl beta-hydroxylase isoform X13; this translates as MEETVMEEPICEEAILAEEIPEVKPTAVVNKNGVKAEAATASGGVASGGGGAASGFSGTKIFTWFMVLALLGVWSSVAVVWLDLVDYDNVIGKLSAYDADGDGDFDVEDAKVLLGVKERPVSLVQKEAKEESAVEEQTAVPLPPISDDFVPDDSRDEATQPYEESKQFTDRPGSQETREAEAKSVPEPEANVESVPELEAVPQLKDEAVPELKEEPVAVEEETTQEDSEGNAEDQPEDMLKYKAKKKKPKLLNKFEKTIKTEIDAAEKLRKKGKVEEAVRAFDTLVQQYPQSPRCRYGKALAEDDLAEKMRSNDMLQKALSTYKEASELPNATPDLIKATLKKRAERQQFLGRMRGALATLEKLVQIFPEDVALKNDLGVAHLLIGDNKSAKRVYEEVLAIAPSNGFAKVHYGFILKSENKIAESIPFLRDGLESGDPGTDDGRFYFHLGDALQRMGDDSAYKWYERGHQRGHFASVWQRSLYNVDGLKAQPWWTPKDTGYMDLVKTLERNWRTIRDEALSVIDKSTGLFVPEEENLREKGEWGQFTLWQQGKKAGESCHSVPKTCGLLERYPEATGCKRGQIKFSVMQPGTHVWPHTGPTNCRLRMHLGLVIPKTGCKIRCTNDTRAWEEGKVLIFDDSFEHEVWQDADSYRLIFIVDVWHPELTQYQRQTLSPI
- the LOC111953870 gene encoding aspartyl/asparaginyl beta-hydroxylase isoform X6: MEETVMEEPICEEAILAEEIPEVKPTAVVNKNGVKAEAATASGGVASGGGGAASGFSGTKIFTWFMVLALLGVWSSVAVVWLDLVDYDNVIGKLSAYDADGDGDFDVEDAKVLLGLTKEGGEITNENADSLEEIFGILAEEGSDWFHGFFTFLYDVITPPVEKVEDPESETAEEEGDADESPGEVASKKNRTKGVKERPVSLVQKEAKEESAVEEQTEPIVEEVIQTTEGTEEEEQLPPNPSQEQQAPEGESPDAVGTPDKLEDATEEAFEGKLAVEAEAAVQVEETAVPLPPISDDFVPDDSRDEATQPYEESKQFTDRPGSQETREAEAKSVPEPEANVESVPELEAVPQLKDEAVPELKEEPVAVEEETTQEDSEGNAEDQPEDMLKYKAKKKKPKLLNKFEKTIKTEIDAAEKLRKKGKVEEAVRAFDTLVQQYPQSPRCRYGKALAEDDLAEKMRSNDMLQKALSTYKEASELPNATPDLIKATLKKRAERQQFLGRMRGALATLEKLVQIFPEDVALKNDLGVAHLLIGDNKSAKRVYEEVLAIAPSNGFAKVHYGFILKSENKIAESIPFLRDGLESGDPGTDDGRFYFHLGDALQRMGDDSAYKWYERGHQRGHFASVWQRSLYNVDGLKAQPWWTPKDTGYMDLVKTLERNWRTIRDEALSVIDKSTGLFVPEEENLREKGEWGQFTLWQQGKKAGESCHSVPKTCGLLERYPEATGCKRGQIKFSVMQPGTHVWPHTGPTNCRLRMHLGLVIPKTGCKIRCTNDTRAWEEGKVLIFDDSFEHEVWQDADSYRLIFIVDVWHPELTQYQRQTLSPI
- the LOC111953870 gene encoding aspartyl/asparaginyl beta-hydroxylase isoform X10; this translates as MEETVMEEPICEEAILAEEIPEVKPTAVVNKNGVKAEAATASGGVASGGGGAASGFSGTKIFTWFMVLALLGVWSSVAVVWLDLVDYDNVIGKLSAYDADGDGDFDVEDAKVLLDEKEGKIAAPKKETLKKDESPGEVASKKNRTKGVKERPVSLVQKEAKEESAVEEQTEPIVEEVIQTTEGTEEEEQLPPNPSQEQQAPEGESPDAVGTPDKLEDATEEAFEGKLAVEAEAAVQVEETAVPLPPISDDFVPDDSRDEATQPYEESKQFTDRPGSQETREAEAKSVPEPEANVESVPELEAVPQLKDEAVPELKEEPVAVEEETTQEDSEGNAEDQPEDMLKYKAKKKKPKLLNKFEKTIKTEIDAAEKLRKKGKVEEAVRAFDTLVQQYPQSPRCRYGKALAEDDLAEKMRSNDMLQKALSTYKEASELPNATPDLIKATLKKRAERQQFLGRMRGALATLEKLVQIFPEDVALKNDLGVAHLLIGDNKSAKRVYEEVLAIAPSNGFAKVHYGFILKSENKIAESIPFLRDGLESGDPGTDDGRFYFHLGDALQRMGDDSAYKWYERGHQRGHFASVWQRSLYNVDGLKAQPWWTPKDTGYMDLVKTLERNWRTIRDEALSVIDKSTGLFVPEEENLREKGEWGQFTLWQQGKKAGESCHSVPKTCGLLERYPEATGCKRGQIKFSVMQPGTHVWPHTGPTNCRLRMHLGLVIPKTGCKIRCTNDTRAWEEGKVLIFDDSFEHEVWQDADSYRLIFIVDVWHPELTQYQRQTLSPI
- the LOC111953870 gene encoding aspartyl/asparaginyl beta-hydroxylase isoform X1; the encoded protein is MEETVMEEPICEEAILAEEIPEVKPTAVVNKNGVKAEAATASGGVASGGGGAASGFSGTKIFTWFMVLALLGVWSSVAVVWLDLVDYDNVIGKLSAYDADGDGDFDVEDAKVLLGLTKEGGEITNENADSLEEIFGILAEEGSDWFHGFFTFLYDVITPPVEKVEDPESETAEEEGDADEKEGKIAAPKKETLKKAENIVEVPVPKTEKTKGSLLFNGDESPGEVASKKNRTKGVKERPVSLVQKEAKEESAVEEQTEPIVEEVIQTTEGTEEEEQLPPNPSQEQQAPEGESPDAVGTPDKLEDATEEAFEGKLAVEAEAAVQVEETAVPLPPISDDFVPDDSRDEATQPYEESKQFTDRPGSQETREAEAKSVPEPEANVESVPELEAVPQLKDEAVPELKEEPVAVEEETTQEDSEGNAEDQPEDMLKYKAKKKKPKLLNKFEKTIKTEIDAAEKLRKKGKVEEAVRAFDTLVQQYPQSPRCRYGKALAEDDLAEKMRSNDMLQKALSTYKEASELPNATPDLIKATLKKRAERQQFLGRMRGALATLEKLVQIFPEDVALKNDLGVAHLLIGDNKSAKRVYEEVLAIAPSNGFAKVHYGFILKSENKIAESIPFLRDGLESGDPGTDDGRFYFHLGDALQRMGDDSAYKWYERGHQRGHFASVWQRSLYNVDGLKAQPWWTPKDTGYMDLVKTLERNWRTIRDEALSVIDKSTGLFVPEEENLREKGEWGQFTLWQQGKKAGESCHSVPKTCGLLERYPEATGCKRGQIKFSVMQPGTHVWPHTGPTNCRLRMHLGLVIPKTGCKIRCTNDTRAWEEGKVLIFDDSFEHEVWQDADSYRLIFIVDVWHPELTQYQRQTLSPI